The region GATCTGATCCAGCTACACAATCTGGTGACCGACGACGATTGGACGACCGCACTCGGCCCGGACGGAGCGCTGGAAGCCCTGGTGGAAGCGCGGGACGAGGGTCTGGTCCGCTTCATCGGCGTGACAGGCCATGGCACCCGCGTGGCCGCGATGCACCTGCGCAGCCTCGACCGGTTCTCGTTCGATTCCGTCCTGTTCCCGTACAACTACACGATGATGGCGCAGCCGGACTACGCCGCGGATGTCGAAGCGCTTATCTCCCGCTGCGAAGAGGAGAACGTCGCACTCCAGACGATCAAATCCGTGGCGCGCCGCCGCTGGAACGGTGACGAGACACGCCGCTTCAGCTGGTACGAGCCGCTCCTCGACCCGGAGCCCGTACGCCGAGCCGTCCACTACGTACTGGCCCGGGAGGGTCTCTTCCTGAACACCTCCAGCGACGCCCGACTCCTCGCAACGACCCTCGCCGCCGCCGCCGAGGAACCCATCGCCCCGCCGAGTGAAGAACTCGAAGCCGACATCACCCGCTACCAGATCCAGCCCCTCTTCACCCCCGGCGCCCACGACTCCATCTAACGCGACAGCGGGGACGGGGTTTACAATTGACTTGTTGCAAGGGGGCAAAGCCCCCTTGCAACAAGTCAATTGTAAACCCCGTCCCCGCTGTTGCGTTCAGTTAGTTGCCGGCTTCGGGGTCGGCGTAGATCGCCGCGTCGAGCTGGCCTTCGCCCTTGGCGACGATGCAGGTGACGGCGGCGTCGCCCGTGATGTTGACGGCAGTGCGGACCATGTCGAGGAGACGGTCGATACCGATGATCAAGCCGATGCCTTCGACGGGTAGACCGACCTGGCGGAGCACCATGGCGAGCATGACCAGGCCCACGCCGGGAACGCCGGCGGTGCCGATCGAAGCCAGGGTCGCCGTGACCACGACCATCAGGTAGCCGCCGGGGCCAATATCGATGCCGTAGGCCTGGGAAATGAAGACCGTCGCTACGCCCTGCATGATGGCCGTGCCGTCCATGTTGATCGTGGCACCGAGCGGGACCGTGAACGAGGCGACCCGGTTGTCGACACCGAGGCGGCGCTCGGCGGTGCGGAGCGTCACCGGCAGGGTGGCGCCGGAACTCGCCGTACTGAAGGCCACGACCTGGGGCGAGCGCATCTTGCGGAAGAACATCCTGGGATCGAGCCGCCCGAGCACGGTGAGGAGTGCGGGATACACGCCGAGGCCGTGCAGGAGCAGAACACCGAGCACGACGAAGAAGTATTTGAGCAACGGCTGAAAGGCTTCGAATCCCTGCTCGGCGAAGACCTTGGCGATCAGACAGAACACGCCGATCGGTGCGATGCGCATCAGCAACCCGACCAGCCGCATGACGACGGCGTTGGCATCTTCGAAGAAGCGGAGCATGCGCGCTCCCGCCTCCCCGGCCATCGTCATGGCCAGGCCAAAGAGCACGGCGAAGACGATGATCTGGAGCATGTTGCCCTCGGCCATCGCGTGAATCGGATTGGTCGGGAAGATCTGGATCAGCGTGTCGGCGAGCGACGGCGCGGCACGCCCCTGGAACTCCACGTCGGTCGGAAGGTCGAAGCCGGCCCCGGGCTGGATCAGGATCGCTCCGGTGATCGCGAGGGTGATCGCCACCGCGGTGGTGAAGAGGTAGAGCAGCAACGTGCGACCACCGAGCCGACCGAGGCGGGAGATGTCGTCCAAGGCCGCGGTTCCACACACCAACGAAACGAGAACCAGCGGCACCACCAGCAGCTTCAGACTCGCAAGAAAAACGGCGCCGCCGACGTGCAACAGGCCCTGCACCACGAACTGGGAGGCGTATCCCGCATCGGACAGGCCGAACGCATTCAAGGCCAGCCCCACCACCAGACCTGCGCCCATTCCGACCAGGATCCTGCGGGTCAGCCCACTCGCTCCGATATCATCCTGCGGCTCCGCGCTCGCCATGGCACCCCCTCGTGGGCTCAGGATAGGGGACGCATCGCGGCGGTCCGAGTCATCCGACGATCTCGGCCCGCTCCTCCCAATCCTCGGGCTTCGTGCCCCGCCGAAGCACGCGTGGCAGGATGGTGGGAATACCCCGGGGATCCACTCCCGCCTTGGCGCGAACGAGCGCCTCGGCCGAGGCGTAGCCACACATCGCCTTCAGGTTGGCGAGCGTGGGCGAGATCATCGGCAGCTCGCCCGTCGCATTCCGGGCCAACGCATCCTCCGGCCGAATCCACTCGCTGTGGACCGCCTCATGTCCATCGTGGATGGCCTCTTGATGCTCGGGCGCGAGCGCCACGAAGAAGCGCGTGTCGTAGCGGTTCGGACTGTCCATCGGGGTGATCCAGTGGGCGACGTAGGCCAACCGATCGGTGGCAAGCGCAAGCCCCTCCCGGGCACAGAGATCCTCGAGTGCGCCCTTCTCCCCTCCGTTCAGCCTGGCGCGATCCGCACCCAGCCGTTTGCGGACGGCCGGGTCGCGCAACTCGAGAAGCCGCTCGTCCTCCCGCGTCGCGAGCAACAGGCCCGCCTCCTCGAAACACTCGCGAACGGCCGCCACCCAGTAGGCCAGGCCGCCGGCCGGGACGTTCAAGGTCAGGTTGGCTTCGAGGGAACCCGGCCCCCGGCACAGAGCCGTCGCGGCAGGGCCGGCGTCCGCGGCGTCCACCTTGCCGCCCGGGAAGACCCAGAGCCCGCCGAACATCCCGAAGGCCGAACGCTCCATCATGAAGGCTTCGACCCCTTCGTCCCCGTCGCGCACGAGCATCACGGTGGCCGCAGCTTTCGGAACGACTCCGCTCATCGGGGGAGCTGCACCAGATTTCGCGAAATGATCATCCGCTGCACCTGCCCCGTGCCTTCGACGATGTCCATCGCCTTGACGTCCCGGTAGAGCTTCTCGATCAAGTGGTCGCCCCGCGCGCCGACCGTGCCGATCAACTCCATGCCGAGGGTCGTCGCCTCCTGCCCGACCTGGGCCGCCAATGCCTTCGACATCGACGCCTCCACCAGGTTGGCTTGCTCCCGGTCGGCGAGCCAGCCTGCGCGCAAGCACATCAAGCGGGCCATGCGGAGCTTCCTGGCCATCGCCTCGATCCGATCCCGCACGCGCGCGTCGCCCGTTCGCTCGTGGGCACGCGCGAACGCCAGGGCTTCGTCGAGGGCGGCGCGCCCGATCCCGACGGCGTTTGCAGCGATCACGGGCCGCCCGGCATTGAACGTGCGCATGGCCGTCTTGAATCCGGCTTTGCCCTCATGGCGCTTCTCGCCACCGAGGAGGTGGGAAGCCGGCACGCGGCAATCGTCCAGCAGGAAGGACGTGGATTCGTAGGCCTTGAGACCCATCTTCTTCTCGATCTTGAAGCCGCCCAAGCCGGGCGTGCTCCGCTCGACGAAGAAGGCGCGCTGGGCCGCCCTGCCCTTCGTCGGGTCGAGGGTGGCCTGGACCAGGATCCAATCCGCCCGGCTGGCGTTACCGATGAAGCATTTGGCGCCGTTCAGGATCCATCCGTCGCCGTCCTTGCGCGCCTGGGTAGAGATGGCCGCGGCGTCAGAGCCCGCCCCAGGTTCGGTCATCGCGAAGCACGCCCAACGCGGTCGATCGAGTTCGAGGAAGGAACCCAGGAACTGCTCCTTCTGCGCCTCGGTGCCGAGCCCGAGCACGTTGCCCTCGGGAAGGCCAACACCGGGGTTCGCGACGCCGATCCCCCGATCCCAGTACGCCCCTTCCTCCGCCAACAAGAGGCTCTGCACCGTGGTGCGGCGCGGGCCCGGATCCCGCCGACGGCCTCTCGGTCCCAGCCAGCGGGTGCGGCCCTCACCGCGTGCGATGAAGCGGGTGAAATAGCCATGATCGGGCGGAAGCGGCGCCCCGTTGCGATCCGCTTCGAGCCCGGCTGGGCGGACCTCCTTGCGCCCGATCTCGCGCGCTCCGGCGAGCAGTTCGCGGGTCGCCTCGTCGATTCCGAAATCCACCTCAAACCTCTCCGTGGGAAAGCAGAATCGACTCCGGCCCGGTACAGAGCAGCCGGCCCGCATCTTCTCGCGCAGCATCGAAACCGCCGTAGCCCTGGGAAAGCGTGCGGGCCTCGCGCATGAACTTCTCGACCGGATAGTCCTGCATGAAGCCGTGGCCACCGAGGATCTGCACACCACTCGGCCCGATCAGGCGCGATGCCTCGATCGTCTCTGCAAAGGCTGCGGCGGCCTCCGCTTCGGCGGGGAAGCCTGCGTCGATGCGCCACGCCGCCTCCTGAACCAGCAAGCGCGCCCCATCGAGCGCCATCTGCATGTCCGTGATCAGGAACGCCAGCGCTTGATGGTGGGCAATGGGTCTGCCAAAGGCTTCCCGCTCGAGCGCATAGGCCCGAGAGAAATCACAGGCCGCGCGAAGCACGCCAATCAGGAGCGACGCTGCATGAAGGCGGGAACGCGCGCGGGCACGCATCACCCCGGCCGCGCTCTCGAAACGTGCCTCGATCGGCGCGCCCCGGAGCGTGAGAGCCGATGCACCCGCTGCCCGAAGGCCCGCACCACGAATCGTCTCGAGTTCGATGCCCTGCCGGACAACGAACGCCTCGTCCTCCCCGAGAAGAACCAACAGATCCACGCGATCGGCCGGAACCCACGGCACCTCGCCATCCAGCTGGTCCCCCTGACAGACGAATCGCGCATCCCGAAGGTCCACCAGAACGGCACGTTGCTGGACAGCGTCACTGCCCAGCAAGCTGCCGAGCCAGCGATCAACCGCCTCGTCACCCCCCAGCTCCGCCAGTGGGTACAAGGCAGCGCCGATTGGATCGAGCGCCAAGGCGGCACCGGCGTCCGCAGCTGCCAGCTCTTCGTTCACCAGGACTCGCGCCAGACTGCCGAGCCCGGCGCCGCCGGCCGCTTCCGGCATTTCGAGACCGGCCAGGCCGATCTGCTCGAACGCGGCCCGCACGGAGGGGCTGACCCCCCGAGCGTGCTCCGCTTCGCGCAGGGCCGGCGTCAACGCCTCCTCCGCAAAGCTCCGTGTCGTTTCGACGAGTAGCGCCAGCTCTTCACCCGGATCCAGATCGAACATGGCGCAAGGGTATCGCGTTCGGCCTACGCTCGGCTGCATGAAGCTCGCCAAATCGTGCGTCGATATCGCCCTGTTCACGGGCACGGCCCAGCCGATGCTCGATTTCTGGCAGGGCGAAGTCGGCCTGCCCTACGAAGAGCCGCTCGCGACCGGCGGCGGCAACCTCCAGCATCGCCACGATCTCTGCGGCTCCGTCCTCAAGTTGAACCACGCGCGAGATGGCGTGCCCGATGCCCCGGCGGCTGGCTACCGGGAGTTGTGGATCGCCCGAAGCGGCACGACACACCCTCGACAGCTCGCCGACCCGGATGGGAACCGGGTCGTCCTCGTCCCGCCGGGCACCGAAGGGGTCGACCAGATCGCGATCCGCATGCAGGTGCGAAGCGCCCCCTCATTCGAGCATTGGTTCGGCGATGTCCTCGGCTTCGAAGCCCTGGCCCCTGGCTGCTTCCGCTGCGGCGAAACGCTCTTCTTCTTCGAAGAGTCGCCCGACGCCACCCTCCAAACGGGCATCCGCGGCCCGGGCTACCGCTACCTCACGATCCAGGTCTGGAGCTGCGACGACGAACATCGCGGTGTGCTCGAACGCGGCGGGACCGAGGGCATGCCTCCGCGCACCCACGGCGATGTCGCACGCTTCTCGATGGTTTGCGACCCAGACGGCAACTGGGTCGAGCTCTCGCAACGGGCATCCCTCACCGGGCCGCTTCCGAAGTAGCCGTACCGCCCGTTCAGGAAGGGCGGCGTCGGATCGGGCCGAGCATCGTACGCGGGTTCCAGATCGCCGCCAAATTGCTTTCGCCCGGGAGCGGTTTCACTTCGGAGACGCGCGCGTAGTCCGCAGCTCGTGTTTCGGGCAGCGTCCCGAACACCCGATCCCAGAAGCGGGTCGTCACACCGTGGTAGGCCTTCGCGTTCACGAAGTGGTGGGCCAGATGGTGCTGGTGGAGGAGGCGCTGGCGAGGTGTTCTCGGCGCTCGGAAATGAATGCGCCAATGGATGTACTCGTAGCGCACGAAGCCAGCGAGCAGAGCTGCAAAGAAACAACTCCCAAAGACCAGCCCCGCCGCCAGCACGGCCAGGCCCCAGAGCAGGCCTGCGACCGGTACCCAGGCGATCGGCGACGTGAACACGGCACGCGGCTCGATATGGTGCCCACCATGCAACGGCGTCACGAACGTTCGGTAGCGATGGCTGAGGATCCCGTGCACCAGGTACTCGACGAAGCCCCAGGCGAAGAAGCCCAGGCCGGCGGCCACGGCACATCCGAAGAGGGTCACGGCGAGACCCAGATCGGGGAGGTCCATGCCCGCTCTTGAATCGTCTTGGGCACCCTGGGGTCGCGGCACCCGTCCGGGCGCGCGTCCTCGGGCAGCGCAAGGCATTGCCAGGTCGACCAGCGACAGCTCGGATTTTCCACGACCCGAGCGTAGTAGACCGCCGGCTGGTCTGCGTCAAAGGACGGGTCCGTCCATAATGCGCATAACGCCTCGGCGCCCGCACCCCGCGGCGTGCAGGTTTCGAGGTCCACGTCTGCATCGTTCGCCCGGCCGGCCACATCGGTGACCTGTTGATGGAAGCCTCCGTCATCGCCGACCCACCCCTTGATGATCTGGATGCGCTGAAGCAGGCCACCCGGATGCTCCGGGGTTCCGGGATCGCGCAGGGCAGAAACGGCAAACACCGGCGCATCCGCGTGGGCGGGGCGTCGACCGAGATCCCCTCCCATCGGCACGCCCTGGGCGTATCCGATTTCTACGGCGCCCGGTCTTTCACACCAATCGGCCGGCAGCGACCAGCTCCCGAAGAAGCGCGCGGAGATGCGCGGCCCGCTGGTCGCGAAAGCCTCCCTGCGCTTCATGGCGTCGAAGATCGCTTCGCGGGTGTTCTCCTCGGCCCAGACCGCGGCCAGGCCACCAGGGTTCCAGGTCAACCCGGGCTGCATGGCTTCGCCGGCGGTGAGGCGTTCCCGCGGCGTGGAGTTGAATTTTCCCCGGTAGGCGTACTCGGCAACGGCTCCCGGCGTTCCTCGGTGGGTATCCGTGCTACCGATGAAACCGAATTTCAACGGGTTGATGTCGATCCTCGCCTCCTCACGCAAACCTTCGATCAATGCGTAGCGGGCATGGTCCATCCTGGAGATGCAGCCGCGGCCGGCCAGGGCGCCAGAGCCCGTCCCCTCTTCACAATCCTCGAGCTCCCTTCCCCGCATGTCCCGGGTCTTCTCGAAGCCGCAGAGTTCGTCCGTTCCGCCGAGCACCTGGAACATCCCGTTGCGGCACTCGCTCTCGCCCTTGATCTGCATCATCTCGACGATCGGCTCGAGGCGCGCTTGCAATGCAGCGTGTTCTCTTTGTTCTTCCAGTGGAAGATCGAGATAGGCAATCGACAGGGACTGGCCATTCGAGAGGTTCGGGTTGTGGGGGATGGCGATGGCATCACAACCACTTCCCGTTTCGAGACAGAGATCCCGCAGTTTTCGCCGAAGTTCGGGCTCCGTGGGTGTATCGAGCCAGGAGAACGGAATCTCCGGCGCCACCTCACTGCGCAGGATCACATTGCGATGGATCTTGGTGGAATCGGGCGATCGGCTGTATTCCCAAGCGTGAAAGCTGGTGAAGGTGCAAGCGCTGCTGCGGTCGTAGTGACGCTCCGCCGCGGCCCGGAGCTGGCCCCAGACCAACGCCAGGGTCCGGCGACAACGTCCTCGATCCCTCCCGCATACCTCGGACGAACGACCGGAGAGGCCCACCAATCCAGAGATGCTGGCCGGTAGGCCCTTCAGCCGAAGCAATCGAGAGAGCCAGCTGCGCTTCTCGCCTCGAAAGATCTGGCACGACGCGCTTGCATACACCTCCGGTGAGAGCTTTGGACGCGCACAGAGTGCGACCTCGGAAAGCCATTCCGCATGATCGGTGACCGCTGCAAAATCGAGGGGGCGATCGATCCGACCCGCCGGAATCTGCATGCCCCGGGCGAACCTGTACGCCTGGTCGGGTGTCGTCAACGTGCCGCGCACGCGCGCGTCCATTGAAAAGGCGGTGTGAACATGAAGATCGCCGTACAAAGGCCGGCGTAGGGAATCCCGTTGCGCGCATGCCTCACGAGCGGATGCTTCGACCGGCCTGGCAGGGCCCGGCGGGGGCGCCCACTCCTCGGTCGGCAGGTCGAGACCGCACGAGACGAGCAGCAAGAACACGGCAAAGGCCGGGAAACGGGCAATCATCGAGAACTCCCGCGGGACGGATAGCACCGCTGCGGTGGCTAGACTGCCCCCCGATGGGCAACCTCTACGATCTCCTCCGCAGCCGCTTCGAGGGCGATTCGGAACGGCCCTTCCTCGCCGTACCCGGAGCCGAGCCGCGAAGCTATGCCGCTCTCGATTCCCGATCCTCTGCGTTTGCCGGCGCATTGATCGAATCCGGCTTGGAACCCGGCGACCGGGTCGTCGTGCAGGTCGACAAATGCCCGGATGCGGTCGCACTCTACCTGGCATGCCTGCGCGTTGGCGCCGTGTACGTCCCCCTGAACGTGGCCTACACCCCCGAAGAGGTTCGGTACTACCTGGCAGACGCCACACCTCGCGTCGTCGTCACGGCCCCCGGAAGCGAACCCGAACTGGATGCCTGGCTGAC is a window of bacterium DNA encoding:
- a CDS encoding DUF3604 domain-containing protein, producing the protein MIARFPAFAVFLLLVSCGLDLPTEEWAPPPGPARPVEASAREACAQRDSLRRPLYGDLHVHTAFSMDARVRGTLTTPDQAYRFARGMQIPAGRIDRPLDFAAVTDHAEWLSEVALCARPKLSPEVYASASCQIFRGEKRSWLSRLLRLKGLPASISGLVGLSGRSSEVCGRDRGRCRRTLALVWGQLRAAAERHYDRSSACTFTSFHAWEYSRSPDSTKIHRNVILRSEVAPEIPFSWLDTPTEPELRRKLRDLCLETGSGCDAIAIPHNPNLSNGQSLSIAYLDLPLEEQREHAALQARLEPIVEMMQIKGESECRNGMFQVLGGTDELCGFEKTRDMRGRELEDCEEGTGSGALAGRGCISRMDHARYALIEGLREEARIDINPLKFGFIGSTDTHRGTPGAVAEYAYRGKFNSTPRERLTAGEAMQPGLTWNPGGLAAVWAEENTREAIFDAMKRREAFATSGPRISARFFGSWSLPADWCERPGAVEIGYAQGVPMGGDLGRRPAHADAPVFAVSALRDPGTPEHPGGLLQRIQIIKGWVGDDGGFHQQVTDVAGRANDADVDLETCTPRGAGAEALCALWTDPSFDADQPAVYYARVVENPSCRWSTWQCLALPEDARPDGCRDPRVPKTIQERAWTSPIWVSP
- a CDS encoding NUDIX hydrolase, with the translated sequence MSGVVPKAAATVMLVRDGDEGVEAFMMERSAFGMFGGLWVFPGGKVDAADAGPAATALCRGPGSLEANLTLNVPAGGLAYWVAAVRECFEEAGLLLATREDERLLELRDPAVRKRLGADRARLNGGEKGALEDLCAREGLALATDRLAYVAHWITPMDSPNRYDTRFFVALAPEHQEAIHDGHEAVHSEWIRPEDALARNATGELPMISPTLANLKAMCGYASAEALVRAKAGVDPRGIPTILPRVLRRGTKPEDWEERAEIVG
- a CDS encoding acyl-CoA dehydrogenase, translating into MRAGCSVPGRSRFCFPTERFEVDFGIDEATRELLAGAREIGRKEVRPAGLEADRNGAPLPPDHGYFTRFIARGEGRTRWLGPRGRRRDPGPRRTTVQSLLLAEEGAYWDRGIGVANPGVGLPEGNVLGLGTEAQKEQFLGSFLELDRPRWACFAMTEPGAGSDAAAISTQARKDGDGWILNGAKCFIGNASRADWILVQATLDPTKGRAAQRAFFVERSTPGLGGFKIEKKMGLKAYESTSFLLDDCRVPASHLLGGEKRHEGKAGFKTAMRTFNAGRPVIAANAVGIGRAALDEALAFARAHERTGDARVRDRIEAMARKLRMARLMCLRAGWLADREQANLVEASMSKALAAQVGQEATTLGMELIGTVGARGDHLIEKLYRDVKAMDIVEGTGQVQRMIISRNLVQLPR
- a CDS encoding acyl-CoA dehydrogenase, encoding MFDLDPGEELALLVETTRSFAEEALTPALREAEHARGVSPSVRAAFEQIGLAGLEMPEAAGGAGLGSLARVLVNEELAAADAGAALALDPIGAALYPLAELGGDEAVDRWLGSLLGSDAVQQRAVLVDLRDARFVCQGDQLDGEVPWVPADRVDLLVLLGEDEAFVVRQGIELETIRGAGLRAAGASALTLRGAPIEARFESAAGVMRARARSRLHAASLLIGVLRAACDFSRAYALEREAFGRPIAHHQALAFLITDMQMALDGARLLVQEAAWRIDAGFPAEAEAAAAFAETIEASRLIGPSGVQILGGHGFMQDYPVEKFMREARTLSQGYGGFDAAREDAGRLLCTGPESILLSHGEV
- a CDS encoding dicarboxylate/amino acid:cation symporter, producing the protein MASAEPQDDIGASGLTRRILVGMGAGLVVGLALNAFGLSDAGYASQFVVQGLLHVGGAVFLASLKLLVVPLVLVSLVCGTAALDDISRLGRLGGRTLLLYLFTTAVAITLAITGAILIQPGAGFDLPTDVEFQGRAAPSLADTLIQIFPTNPIHAMAEGNMLQIIVFAVLFGLAMTMAGEAGARMLRFFEDANAVVMRLVGLLMRIAPIGVFCLIAKVFAEQGFEAFQPLLKYFFVVLGVLLLHGLGVYPALLTVLGRLDPRMFFRKMRSPQVVAFSTASSGATLPVTLRTAERRLGVDNRVASFTVPLGATINMDGTAIMQGVATVFISQAYGIDIGPGGYLMVVVTATLASIGTAGVPGVGLVMLAMVLRQVGLPVEGIGLIIGIDRLLDMVRTAVNITGDAAVTCIVAKGEGQLDAAIYADPEAGN
- a CDS encoding VOC family protein — encoded protein: MKLAKSCVDIALFTGTAQPMLDFWQGEVGLPYEEPLATGGGNLQHRHDLCGSVLKLNHARDGVPDAPAAGYRELWIARSGTTHPRQLADPDGNRVVLVPPGTEGVDQIAIRMQVRSAPSFEHWFGDVLGFEALAPGCFRCGETLFFFEESPDATLQTGIRGPGYRYLTIQVWSCDDEHRGVLERGGTEGMPPRTHGDVARFSMVCDPDGNWVELSQRASLTGPLPK
- a CDS encoding aldo/keto reductase, whose amino-acid sequence is MPISTLPFGRTGHESTRILFGAAALAAMRQEKADAVLEQLLEAGINHIDTAASYGEAELRIGPWMREHRERFFLATKTGDRGKTAARESLHRSLERMRVDAVDLIQLHNLVTDDDWTTALGPDGALEALVEARDEGLVRFIGVTGHGTRVAAMHLRSLDRFSFDSVLFPYNYTMMAQPDYAADVEALISRCEEENVALQTIKSVARRRWNGDETRRFSWYEPLLDPEPVRRAVHYVLAREGLFLNTSSDARLLATTLAAAAEEPIAPPSEELEADITRYQIQPLFTPGAHDSI